CACGCGCCAGGATACCGGTTGTCATGGTCATAGTATCCAGAACCATCAATACCCCGTGGAACATCTGGCCTGATCACAGCGATTTCGTGGATCAGAGAGATGCGGGCTGGATCATGGCATACGCCATGGATAACCAAGAGGCATTTGACTTAACGCTCCAGGCATTCAAGATAGGAGAGGACCCCGCTGTTTACTTACCAGTAATGATCGGCATAGAGGGCTTCATCATAGGCCACACCACCATGCCCGTGGAAATACCTGATGAGCAGTTGGTAGATCAGTGGCTGGGGGAGCGAAAACAGCCCTACGTGATCGACGGATCAGAGCCGCTGGGGCTAGGCGGCCTAACTTTCCCGGAAGACACCGAGGACATGTTTTACGGTATACAAGAGGCCATGGAAAACGCCAAGGAAGTCATAAAGAGAGTTGATGATGAGTATGGCAAACTATTCGGTAGAAAGTACGGAGGCCTTATATCCTGTTACGAGTGTAACGATGCTAAATACATAGCAGTAATCATGGGTGCCTGGAGCGGTGATTTGATAGAGGCGATATACAAGCTAAGGGATGACGGCTACCCCGTTGGAGCCCTGAGAATAAGATTCTATAGGCCCTTCCCCGTGGAAGACGTGTGGGAGATCGTGAGGGGCGTTAAAGGAGTAGTGGTGTTTGACAGGGCTATCAGCTTTGGTGCTTGGGGCCAGATCTACACTGACATGGTTACAGGGCTATCCCTGTATACTAGAAACCTACCACACATGGCGAACATTGTCGCGGGGATAGCTGGCGTCAACGTCGTATCCGAAGACTTCTACAACATGATTAAGTCCTACGTAGACATGGTTGAAGCCGGTAAGATGGAAAGAAACTTCTTCAGGTGGGAGCGTATTAGAAGGTGAAGTCTATGAGTAGCGTGGAGCCTAAAAGAAGGCCGCCGCTACCTTACGATGCGAGAGGGGGTGTACTACCGGGAGATGCCGCGTGTCCGGGGTGCCCGATACCAATAGCTTTAAAGGTAGTATCAGCCGTATTCGGCGAGAAAGCAATACTATCGATACCAGCTTGTTGCACATCGGTAATTCTAGGTACGTATCCCGGACACTCTATTAGAATGAGCGTTGTTCACGTGCCTTTCGCGTCCGCAGCCGCTGTTGCATCCGGCATCGCCCAGGCCCTCAAGGCGAGGAATATAAATGACGTATACGTCATAGCGTGGGCAGGTGACGGAGGTACAGCAGATATCGGCATGGCGACCTTAAGCGGTGCAGCTGAAAGAAACGAAGACATTATCTACATAATGTACGATAACGAGGCCTACATGAATACCGGAATACAGAGGAGTTCTTCTACCCCTAGGGGCGCCTGGACTACTACCACGCCTACTGGTAAGGTGGAAAACAAGAAAGATATTGCAAGGATAATGATGGCGCACGGAGTGCCTTATGTCGCCACGGCGAGTATTGGATACCCTCATGACCTATACAGTAAACTTCAAAGAGCTAAAAGCATAGAGGGCTTTAGGTTCATACACATACACGCCCCCTGTCCCACGGGCTGGAGGTTCGAGCCGCAGTACACGGTTAGAATAGCAAAGCTAGCCGTTGAGACGGGCCTGTGGATCCTCTACGAATACCACAACGGCAAGTTAGTTATATCTGGTCCTAGCAAGCCATATATTGATCCTGCCAAAAGAAAGCCCGTTGAAGATTACATTAGGCTACAAGGTAGGTTTAGGGCGATTACCAGCG
This genomic stretch from Desulfurococcaceae archaeon harbors:
- a CDS encoding pyruvate ferredoxin oxidoreductase, whose protein sequence is MGLKVALTGNYAVAYAVKLAKPGVIAAYPITPQTPVVEKLAEMVEQGELNARMIRVESEHSALAACFGAAVAGVRTFTATSSQGLLYMHEFVHWVSRARIPVVMVIVSRTINTPWNIWPDHSDFVDQRDAGWIMAYAMDNQEAFDLTLQAFKIGEDPAVYLPVMIGIEGFIIGHTTMPVEIPDEQLVDQWLGERKQPYVIDGSEPLGLGGLTFPEDTEDMFYGIQEAMENAKEVIKRVDDEYGKLFGRKYGGLISCYECNDAKYIAVIMGAWSGDLIEAIYKLRDDGYPVGALRIRFYRPFPVEDVWEIVRGVKGVVVFDRAISFGAWGQIYTDMVTGLSLYTRNLPHMANIVAGIAGVNVVSEDFYNMIKSYVDMVEAGKMERNFFRWERIRR
- a CDS encoding 3-methyl-2-oxobutanoate dehydrogenase subunit beta, producing MSSVEPKRRPPLPYDARGGVLPGDAACPGCPIPIALKVVSAVFGEKAILSIPACCTSVILGTYPGHSIRMSVVHVPFASAAAVASGIAQALKARNINDVYVIAWAGDGGTADIGMATLSGAAERNEDIIYIMYDNEAYMNTGIQRSSSTPRGAWTTTTPTGKVENKKDIARIMMAHGVPYVATASIGYPHDLYSKLQRAKSIEGFRFIHIHAPCPTGWRFEPQYTVRIAKLAVETGLWILYEYHNGKLVISGPSKPYIDPAKRKPVEDYIRLQGRFRAITSELISEIRKYVEDNWNWIKKLSG